From Candidatus Zixiibacteriota bacterium, the proteins below share one genomic window:
- a CDS encoding mechanosensitive ion channel has translation KAKVTNLSYPEETIRVKIDIGVAYGSDIEKVKAILLNVARQHLKVIADPAPSADFVSFGESALNFSLTCRVAQIADQWRTGEQMRCEIYNAFNREGIEIPFPQRVIHIQGRGQPGAGE, from the coding sequence AAGGCCAAGGTCACCAATTTGTCATATCCGGAGGAGACGATCCGTGTCAAGATCGATATCGGCGTGGCGTACGGCAGCGATATCGAGAAGGTGAAAGCGATTTTGCTGAATGTCGCGCGGCAGCATCTGAAGGTGATAGCGGATCCGGCGCCGTCGGCGGATTTTGTCAGTTTCGGCGAGTCGGCGCTGAACTTTTCGCTGACCTGCCGGGTGGCGCAGATTGCGGATCAGTGGCGGACGGGCGAACAGATGCGGTGTGAGATTTACAATGCGTTCAATCGCGAGGGGATTGAGATTCCGTTCCCGCAGCGCGTGATTCATATTCAAGGGCGAGGTCAGCCGGGCGCGGGCGAATAG